A genomic window from Colletotrichum destructivum chromosome 7, complete sequence includes:
- a CDS encoding Putative galactose oxidase/kelch, beta-propeller, kelch-type beta propeller encodes MAATASRWASRTEIPAATRKATIKIKHKTKSKTKTKTKTTSLAAVAASSALLFASPVSSARQTFPYVPTTVLLSPPSLPGSPANSSSANAGIAYIFHPRGAGLELLSVNISATASGAASLQTLSTSLPFLDGATDTTAFLPTMADDGSIVVQAGDCMSAEGYDVWTYTPPVTDGTATTSDPWHKTAATLPSTGDSDAGPYALGAGISFSATLAPTMSDPVLYSYGGMCLAPTTDDSAWQANGTYTKSMLRVAPSGAGGQDQAYTATFVSGKGPAFPEAGFSFTSLSPSISNRSGVVTQQNRYVLLGGHTQQAFINMSSAAIWNLPEESWSFATVGGPRDVGSSELAVKDLERRDGADDVESRSGHTAVLNEDGTALIVLGGWVGSVSQPASPQLALLEMGDTYGDWTWSIPSQQPDDGIYGHGAAILPGNVMMVYGGYEIMATSGSKARKRQSGGTGLRFLNMTSMSWSSSYSNPDYATPSDGAGAGAGNNDNIKKIGLGVGVGVGFAAILGAFVVYFCYKRHLRKKKEARDETVRSLAQDASRFLHPDDDMMERDDGSAFPWTGHAWYTGGPDPYETIDRSLGYESLRSGRNPGGGQGGNYQPPGLLIPRKPIPRAARGAYQPPANLSTPGHIHPIYEADEDDPEHGSNARASRHRNQEPSTPTTPGYADPFMTPTGSVPVLNPGNRNSTTPSPEAFLRRDPEVQDWQSDVDAAEALLARMPSRRNSRVSPTRRESMRSARSMADDERTASNVSESARSAISVPTRQASTRHTASPGPNNLNLTIVTGADNRLGTSSSSSSSGHTYSTAKSTFNALQAEGPSLLLQGRPRPGKDHRAEGDDGGYNDDDEDGYNYAANVPGSPSKHKPRRSLGWLGSLRRVFSSGVNNESSDSGHSHESPRRLSLDQVSSDYEPRLIGLSGIGGAELLRRKQGRHDWDVDQRSLDEWDIEKAIEQRLVQVMFTVPKERLRVVNAEIEREEEVVLVDPDKDEMDGLDRLEADLEKRALVEEYSRDKGKGRVLSVDDEDAVAAAAAAAAAAAGGQRRPDSPGDGSPVRGRRLVHLPPPRDGNTGHQHPLPSREDSTEPRPSLTLRTAEVVSVARPKTRVLKMVESFESRSREGSPSLG; translated from the coding sequence ATGGCCGCAACGGCCTCCCGGTGGGCCTCCCGGACAGAGATACCAGCAGCTACCCGCAAGGCCACTATCAAGATCAAGCACAAGACCAagtccaagaccaagaccaagaccaagaccacctccctcgccgctgtcgccgcgTCCTCCGCACTGCTCTTCGCCTCCCCGGTCTCGTCGGCCCGGCAGACGTTCCCCTACGTCCCGACGACCGTCCtgctctcccctccctcgctACCGGGCTCGCCagccaacagcagcagcgcgaaTGCCGGCATTGCCTACATCTTCCACCCCCGCGGCGCTGGCCTTGAGCTACTGTCCGTCAACATCTCTGCGACGGCCTCTGGCGCCGCGAGCCTCCAGACGCTATCGACGAGCCTGCCTTTCCTCGATGGCGCCACAGACACAACGGCGTTCCTCCCCACGATGGCGGACGACGGGTCCATCGTGGTCCAGGCGGGAGACTGCATGTCGGCCGAGGGCTACGACGTCTGGACTTACACGCCGCCGGTGACCGACGGCACGGCCACCACTTCCGATCCATGGCacaagacggcggcgacattGCCGAGCACTGGCGACTCGGACGCCGGACCGTatgccctcggcgccggcatcagcttctcggcgaccCTCGCGCCTACAATGTCAGACCCCGTGCTGTACTCGTACGGCGGCATGTGTCTCGCCCCGACGACGGATGACTCGGCCTGGCAGGCCAACGGGACGTACACCAAGTCGATGCTCCGCGTGGCCCCCTCGGGCGCTGGGGGGCAGGATCAGGCGTACACGGCGACGTTCGTCTCCGGCAAGGGCCCCGCATTCCCCGAGGCCGGTTTCTCCTTCACATCGTTGAGCCCCTCGATATCGAACCGATCCGGCGTCGTCACGCAGCAGAACCGCTACgtcctgctcggcggccaCACGCAGCAGGCATTCATCAACATGAGCTCGGCCGCCATCTGGAACCTGCCCGAGGAGTCGTGGAGCTTCGCGACCGTCGGCGGCCCGCGCGACGTCGGCAGCAGCGAGCTCGCGGTGAAGGACCTTGAGAggcgcgacggcgccgacgatgtcgagagCCGGTCGGGCCACACGGCGGTGCTGAACGAGGACGGGACCGCGCTCATCGTCTTGGGAGGCTGGGTCGGCAGCGTGTCGCAACCGGCGTCCCCGCAGCTGGCGCTTCTGGAGATGGGCGACACGTACGGCGACTGGACGTGGTCCATTCCCTCGCAGCAACCGGACGATGGCATCTACGGCCACGGCGCCGCGATACTGCCTGGGAACGTGATGATGGTGTATGGAGGATACGAGATTATGGCGACTTCTGGCtcgaaggcgaggaagagacaGTCCGGCGGCACGGGGCTGAGGTTTCTCAACATGACTTCAATGTCGTGGTCCTCAAGCTATTCGAACCCGGACTACGCCACCCCTTCAgacggggccggggccggggccggtAATAAcgacaacatcaagaagattgggctgggcgtcggcgtcggcgtcgggtTCGCTGCCATCCTCGGCGCTTTCGTTGTCTACTTCTGCTATAAGAGACATCtgcgcaagaagaaggaggcgagAGATGAGACGGTGCGATCGCTGGCGCAGGATGCGTCGCGTTTCCTGCAtccggacgacgacatgaTGGAGCGCGACGACGGATCCGCATTCCCCTGGACAGGCCACGCCTGGTATACGGGAGGCCCCGACCCCTACGAGACCATCGATCGGTCACTCGGGTACGAATCGTTGAGGTCCGGTCGGAACCcgggaggaggccaaggggGAAACTACCAACCGCCCGGCCTGCTCATCCCGCGCAAGCCGATCCCTCGCGCGGCCAGGGGCGCGTATCAACCGCCTGCGAACCTCTCTACGCCGGGTCACATCCACCCGATCtacgaagccgacgaggacgacccGGAGCACGGCAGCAACGCGCGGGCCTCGCGGCACAGGAACCAGgagccctcgacgccgacaacgCCCGGATACGCCGACCCGTTCatgacgccgacgggctCCGTGCCCGTGCTGAACCCAGGGAACCGCAACTCGACGACGCCCAGCCCCGAGGCCTTCCTGAGACGGGACCCGGAGGTGCAGGACTGGCAGTctgacgtcgacgccgccgaggcgcttCTCGCGCGCATGCCGTCGCGGCGCAACAGCCGCGTGTCGCCGACGCGCCGTGAGTCGATGCGCTCGGCCCGCtccatggccgacgacgagcggaCGGCGAGCAACGTCTCCGAGTCAGCCCGGAGCGCCATCAGCGTGCCGACCCGCCAGGCGTCGACGCGGCACACCGCCAGCCCGGGCCCCAACAACCTCAACCTGACAATCGTCACCGGGGCCGACAACCGGCTAGgcacgtcgtcctcgtcgagcagcagtGGCCACACGTACTCGACCGCCAAGAGCACCTTCAAcgccctccaggccgagggccCCTCGCTGCTGCTCCAGGGCCGACCGCGGCCCGGAAAAGACCACCGCGCGGAAGGCGATGACGGAGGATAcaatgacgatgacgaggacgggtACAACTACGCCGCCAACGTGCCCGGCAGCCCCAGCAAGCACAAGCCGCGGCGGTCGCTCGGGTGGCTAGGCAGCCTTCGAAGAGTCTTCAGCAGCGGCGTCAACAACGAGTCGTCTGACTCGGGCCACAGCCACGAGAGCCCGCGGCGCCTGTCGCTGGACCAGGTCAGCTCGGACTACGAGCCGCGGCTGATCGGGCTGTCAGggatcggcggcgccgagctgctgcGCCGGAAGCAGGGACGGCACGACTGGGACGTCGACCAGCGGTCGCTCGACGAGTGGGACATTgagaaggccatcgagcAGCGGCTCGTGCAGGTCATGTTCACCGTGCCTAAGGAGCGGCTGcgcgtcgtcaacgccgagatcgagcgggaggaggaggtcgtcctcgtcgacccggacaaggacgagatggacggGCTGGACAGGCTGGAAGCGGACCTCGAGAAGAGGGCGTTGGTGGAGGAGTACAGCAgggacaagggcaagggtAGGGTGCTCTccgtggacgacgaagatgccgttgccgccgccgccgctgctgctgctgctgctgctgggggCCAACGAAGGCCAGACTCTCCCGGAGATGGGTCGCCCGTTCGCGGGAGGCGGCTTGTCCAcctcccgccgccgagggacgGCAACACAGGCCACCAGCACCCGTTGCCAAGCCGGGAGGACTCGACGGAGCCGCGGCCGTCGCTGACGCTGCGCAcggccgaggtcgtcagcGTGGCGCGGCCCAAGACGAGGGTGCTCAAGATGGTCGAGAGCTTCGAGTCGCGGAGCAGGGAGGGCAGCCCGTCGCTCGGCTAG
- a CDS encoding Putative Zinc finger, CHY-type, with translation MISLTKQGGNTHQQAVPRPRTDRVVPKPVPEAQSKDPRGYQLGQLRKRYSPRESTAADGTTTTLVFRIKPSDPDFPFELEHLECELAVPEDYPEAVPVLRVRNSDIPRGFGINIERGWDRLVRERQGATLLSLTYALDKNLESFLSEQEVATVKLVNFNKDAKDTRHLEPSTSSAAIAVAAGASSSAPSPAAQTTRAPSPAPAVRHYTPEEYFTKEEMAAAKARRAQETRQLETRMGRLSLYRRSPDGIVYTLPLEPRRRAELPSGLQGVKTVHLIVPLLYPLQPLRIQLNECDSQAAEPLEEFYVQKAAEQKQMTLTSHLNYLAQNMHVLAKQALAPPKRDVQPADPAPVPETDAKEKAKAAATADDGRSHIKFIPRPPEWGRARGAEGGDTSDDDDDDDSSSSGQNTEDDSDEGGGAGLDVEPPGLASGLTPERGTAISFPTIELHSIELFQVSILNLSVKCSRCKTINEITGLRHEVPQTASCRKCAAGFAAQFRQQLVHANSTRAGFVDLTGCTVADMLPSTFIPVCAKCSTPSQGLVSVRGDATTNVCRTCHGRFTFKIPAVKFLAISAGGLAAPTTGPVKKAEKLGLHAGTPLPDRGACGHYKKSYRWFRFSCCARVHPCDRCHDEAENHVNEWANRMVCGWCSREQRYSPEACGFCGRSVIGRKGKGFWEGGKGTRDRKLMSRKDPRKFKRVGGGEASKKKD, from the coding sequence ATGATCTCCCTCACAAAACAGGGCGGCAACACCCACCAGCAGGCCGTCCCCCGGCCCCGCACCGACCGCGTGGTCCCCAAGCCCGTCCCGGAGGCCCAGTCCAAGGATCCCCGCGGCTACCAGCTCGGTCAGCTGCGCAAGCGGTACTCGCCCCGTGagtccaccgccgccgacggcaccaccaccaccctgGTCTTCCGCATCAAACCCTCGGACCCAGATTTCCCCTTTGAGCTGGAGCACCTCGAGTGCGAACTCGCCGTGCCCGAGGACTATCCCGAGGCCGTCCCCGTGCTGCGCGTGCGCAACAGCGATATCCCCCGCGGCTTCGGCATCAACATCGAGCGCGGGTGGGACAGGCTTGTCCGCGAACGCCAGGGCGCCACCTTGCTCTCCCTCACCTAcgccctcgacaagaacCTCGAGAGCTTTCTGTCCGAGCAGGAGGTGGCCACCGTCAAGCTTGTGAATTTCAACAAGGACGCCAAGGACACCCGCCATCTCGAACCCTCAACCTCGTCCGCAGCCATAGCCGTAGCCGCCGGTGCGTCGTCTTCCGCTCCGTCGCCGGCTGCCCAGACCACCAGAGCACCgtccccggccccggccgtCAGGCATTATACGCCCGAGGAGTACttcaccaaggaggagatggcggccgCCAAAGCCCGGCGCGCGCAGGAGACGCGCCAGCTCGAGACCCGCATGGGACGCCTGTCCCTGTACCGCCGCTCGCCGGACGGCATCGTCTACACCCTCCCCCTCgagcctcgccgccgcgccgagctGCCATCGGGTCTCCAGGGCGTCAAGACGGTGCATCTCATCGTGCCGCTGCTCTACCCGCTGCAGCCGCTGCGCATCCAGCTCAACGAGTGCGATTCGCAAGCCGCCGAGCCGCTCGAGGAGTTCTACGTgcagaaggcggccgagcaGAAGCAGATGACTCTCACAAGCCATCTGAATTATCTGGCGCAGAACATGCACGTCCTTGCAAAGCAGGCTCTAGCGCCGCCCAAACGCGACGTCCAGCCAGCAGACCCGGCGCCGGTTCCCGAAACGGATGCAAAggaaaaggcaaaggccgcGGCTACGGCAGATGACGGCCGGAGCCACATCAAATTCATCCCGAGGCCCCCTGAATGGGGCCGTGCTCGCGGCGCCGAAGGCGGCGATAcgtcggacgacgacgacgacgacgacagcagcagcagcggccagAACACGGAAgacgactcggacgaaggcggcggcgccggcctcgacgttgaACCGCCCGGTCTCGCTTCGGGCCTCACCCCCGAAAGGGGCACGGCCATCTCGTTCCCGACCATCGAGCTCCACAGCATCGAGCTCTTCCAGGTGTCCATCCTCAACCTCAGCGTCAAGTGCTCGCGCTGCAAGACCATCAATGAGATCACGGGGCTGCGGCACGAGGTGCCGCAGACGGCGAGCTGCCGCAAGTGCGCGGCCGGGTTTGCGGCGCAGTTCCGGCAGCAGCTCGTGCACGCCAACTCGACGCGCGCGGGCTTCGTGGACCTCACGGGCtgcaccgtcgccgacatgCTGCCCAGCACCTTCATCCCCGTGTGCGCCAAGTGCTCGACGCCCAGCCAGGGCCTCGTCTCGGTTCGCGGCGACGCCACCACCAACGTCTGCCGCACCTGCCACGGCAGGTTCACCTTCAAGATCCCCGCCGTCAAGTTcctcgccatctcggccggcggcctcgcggcgccgacgacgggccccgtcaagaaggccgagaagctgggcctGCACGCCGGCACCCCGCTGCCGGACCGCGGCGCCTGCGGCCACTACAAGAAGAGCTACCGCTGGTTCCGCTTCTCGTGCTGCGCGAGGGTGCACCCGTGCGACCGGTgccacgacgaggccgagaaccaCGTCAACGAGTGGGCGAACCGCATGGTGTGCGGCTGGTGCAGCCGCGAGCAGCGGTACTCGCCCGAGGCGTGCGGCTTCTGCGGCCGGAGCGTCATCGGgcgcaagggcaagggcttctgggagggcggcaagggcaCGCGGGACCGCAAGCTCATGAGCCGCAAGGACCCGAGGAAGTTCAAGagggtgggcggcggcgaggcctcgaagaagaaggactAG
- a CDS encoding Putative nitrogen regulatory protein areA, GATA, whose amino-acid sequence MLLPPIIPIHPPSPFPGPPARFSSILLPLVFSFFWAHVMFCPSPPCLFRDKQELTIIINNRLPPDFPPFALLLLHCSTSTISPIDSNRLLSAHLHQPSFGLPSRQRHHVPDFSCRRPFLPRRQQPLFLSDFESDVHIAHAPYRRWTILTATRRTTASDSLLIPTASSPFRLRCRIPPLLHPLDTLALGAIPTSFAIVYPEQPIINCSVRAHRLGTMPYPLATHVLTVDTNVINKVDTSNPQNLYSMWTVFAKCAESVEQGRRLENLSWRLWNRETFCCTEDEQASVTATSLPREIPQASRLQDIPQLSGSVDSENDDEAVDFSSLSAPLEIRPRIQRQDSCASTRSRGKERHITSGDFEKMVVSIIKENEPLSAPLPHITSPYMPPQKETLDLAPTSPVYEHSGSTTTESPCKSSEEEQSQEPASPEITCRTTVVHGFSPSQIPISRATPASPKVISPAAIPEPRSSPAAKPIQSKKQPMFSIGESCSSSEQGQSIENLRSIPAPAPKRKMMFQVGGSSEEDSSLKSALASQPGSLITGQKKTTSFADHVSTRMINDDNSAIADDSETDYVDESAIDDDDDSSDWEDSIEDSNKSSIDEKTFFQRVDSKVNLTSRRSLITLMIEQKDRTSKNLGNIASQSTSALPWSRTSHPAPPTLAVSPNDSDDAPLMMKRGIRSSPLKPITEVPRSAAQPIHATASHSHLQAALSPRTTRRNMLATELTESLRRNLLWERQQKSSTANAVLKRRHTSHDVANLKQYPEKVCLKDDDAPTTTNPQYFSKDTDNFGGYHSKGW is encoded by the exons atgctgctgccccccatcatccccatccaccccccctcccctttccccggGCCCCCTGCTcgcttctcctccatcctcctccctcttgtCTTCTCATTCTTTTGGGCCCATGTCATGTTctgtccctcccccccatg TCTCTTCCGGGACAAGCAAGAGTTGACGATAATTATTAACAACCGTCTTCCCCCAGACTTTCCACCCTTTGCTCTCCTCTTACTTCATTGCTCCACCAGCACCATCTCGCCTATCGATTCGAACCGTCTTCTTTCGGCGCATCTACACCAACCATCCTTCGGCCTCCCATCCCGTCAACGCCATCACGTCCCAGATTTCTCCTGTCGTCGCCCTTTCCTACCTCGACGCCAGCAACCGCTCTTCCTGTCCGATTTCGAATCCGACGTCCATATCGCGCACGCACCGTACCGACGTTGGACAATATTGACTGCCACCCGCAGAACCACCGCGAGCGATTCATTGTTGATCCCGACAGCATCTTCTCCGTTTCGCCTTAGGTGCCGAATTCCGCCCCTACTTCACCCCCTCGACACCCTCGCGCTGGGTGCTATTCCAACCTCGTTCGCCATCGTGTATCCTGAACAGCCGATTATCAACTGCTCTGTCCGAGCACATCGCCTCGGCACCATGCCTTATCCTCTCGCCACCCACGTCCTGACTGTGGACACCAATGTCATCAACAAGGTTGACACATCCAACCCCCAGAACCTCTACAGCATGTGGACCG TCTTTGCAAAGTGCGCAGAGTCCGTCGAACAGGGCCGCAGGTTAGAGAACCTCAGTTGGCGCCTGTGGAACCGTGAGACTTTCTGTTGCACCGAGGACGAACAAGCCTCCGTCACCGCCACGAGCCTTCCCAGAGAGATTCCCCAGGCCAGCAGGCTACAAGACATCCCTCAACTATCTGGCAGTGTCGACTCTgaaaacgacgacgaggccgtcgacttcTCCTCCCTGTCCGCTCCCCTCGAGATCCGCCCCCGAATTCAGAGGCAAGACTCGTGCGCCAGCACCCGTAGCAGAGGCAAGGAACGCCACATCACATCCGGCGACTTCGAGAAGATGGTTGTCTCCATCATTAAGGAGAACGAGCCCTTGTCCGCGCCCCTGCCTCACATCACCTCGCCCTACATGCCTCCCCAGAAGGAGACGCTCGACCTGGCACCCACCTCCCCCGTCTACGAGCACTCGGggtccaccaccaccgagTCTCCTTGCAAGTCATCTGAAGAGGAGCAGTCCCAGGAGCCTGCCTCCCCCGAAATCACCTGCCGCACCACCGTCGTCCATGgtttctccccctcccagaTCCCCATCTCGAGGGCTACCCCCGCCTCCCCCAAGGTcatctcgcccgccgccatccccgaACCCAGATCGTCGCCCGCAGCCAAGCCCATTCAGTCCAAGAAGCAGCCCATGTTCTCCATTGGCGAGTCGTGTTCCTCTAGCGAACAGGGCCAGAGCATTGAGAACCTGCGATCCATCCCTGCCCCCGCGCCGAAGCGCAAGATGATGTTCCAGGTCGGCGGCTCCTCGGAGGAGGACAGCTCCCTGAAGAGCGCTCTCGCCTCCCAGCCCGGCTCACTTATCACTGGCCAGAAGAAGACCACGTCGTTTGCGGACCACGTCTCGACCCGCATGatcaacgacgacaactcGGCCATCGCTGACGACTCGGAGACCGACTACGTCGACGAGAGCGCcatcgatgacgacgacgactcgtCGGACTGGGAAGACTCGATCGAGGATAGCAACAAGTCGAGcatcgacgagaagacgTTCTTCCAACGTGTCGACTCCAAGGTCAACCTGACATCTCGCCGCTCGCTCATCACGCTCATGATTGAGCAGAAGGACCGCACCAGCAAGAACCTTGGCAACATCGCCTCCCAGTCCACCTCGGCACTCCCCTGGTCTCGTACCAGCCACCCGGCTCCTCCCACGCTGGCCGTCTCCCCTAATGATTCGGATGACGCGCCTCTGATGATGAAGCGCGGCATTCGCTCTTCTCCTCTGAAGCCCATCACCGAGGTGCCTCGGTCCGCCGCTCAGCCCATCCACGCGACGGCCAGCCACAGTCACCTCCAGGCCGCCCTGTCGCCCCGAACCACGCGCCGCAACATGCTGGCAACAGAGCTGACAGAGTCTCTCCGTCGCAATCTCCTCTGGGAGCGCCAGCAAAAGTCTTCGACGGCCAATGCCGTCCTCAAGAGACGTCACACCTCGCACGACGTGGCCAACCTGAAGCAGTACCCCGAGAAGGTGTGcctcaaggacgacgacgcccctaccaccaccaacccccAGTACTTTTCCAAGGACACGGATAACTTTGGAGGTTATCACTCCAAGGGATGGTGA